The following proteins come from a genomic window of Mariniflexile sp. TRM1-10:
- a CDS encoding DUF2059 domain-containing protein, whose amino-acid sequence MKKLLLVSMFLVAVVTQAQEASDFKTETIEFIKLTGAGAAFDNAISQIGLNVPEANKEAYTKEASATLEGLYGKIADLYMEEFTESEIKELVAFYHTDLGKKLATKQLGLTQRAMAFGQSWGMEVGQIAQKYNE is encoded by the coding sequence ATGAAAAAATTATTATTAGTATCCATGTTTTTAGTTGCCGTGGTAACTCAAGCCCAAGAAGCTTCTGATTTTAAAACAGAAACTATTGAATTTATAAAATTAACTGGCGCTGGTGCTGCGTTTGATAATGCCATTTCTCAAATAGGCCTCAATGTACCCGAAGCTAATAAAGAAGCATATACTAAAGAAGCCTCTGCGACATTAGAAGGGTTATATGGTAAAATTGCCGATTTATATATGGAGGAATTTACCGAAAGTGAAATAAAGGAATTAGTCGCGTTCTACCATACCGATTTAGGAAAAAAATTAGCAACAAAACAATTGGGTTTAACCCAAAGAGCGATGGCTTTTGGACAGTCTTGGGGCATGGAAGTGGGTCAGATAGCTCAAAAATATAACGAGTAG
- the upp gene encoding uracil phosphoribosyltransferase encodes MHIHNISQQNSILNTFISEIRDVSIQKDRMRFRRNIERIGEIMGYEMSKVLSYRATSVETPLGTSSIDVLENDIVLCSILRAGVPLHNGLLNYFDAAENAFISAYRHHKHNTESFEIIVEYLACPNLEGKTLILADPMLATGQSMVTTFEALKPFGTPKAIHLVSVIGAQEGITYVENHFDASTHLWITTIDDTLNDKGYIVPGLGDAGDLAFGEKLQH; translated from the coding sequence ATGCACATTCATAATATATCGCAACAAAATTCTATTCTAAACACCTTTATTTCTGAGATTAGGGACGTTTCAATTCAAAAAGACCGTATGCGCTTTCGAAGAAATATAGAGCGTATTGGCGAGATTATGGGTTATGAAATGAGCAAGGTTTTAAGTTATAGAGCAACTTCTGTTGAAACGCCTTTAGGAACGTCTTCTATAGATGTATTAGAAAATGATATTGTTTTGTGCTCCATTTTAAGAGCTGGAGTGCCGCTACACAATGGGTTACTCAATTATTTTGATGCTGCTGAAAACGCCTTTATTTCGGCATACAGGCACCACAAACACAACACAGAAAGTTTTGAAATTATTGTTGAATATTTGGCCTGTCCAAATTTAGAAGGTAAAACACTTATTTTAGCAGACCCCATGTTGGCAACGGGACAATCTATGGTTACTACTTTTGAAGCTTTAAAACCATTTGGAACACCTAAAGCAATCCATTTGGTTAGTGTTATTGGGGCACAGGAAGGCATTACTTATGTTGAAAATCACTTTGATGCATCTACCCATTTATGGATTACAACCATAGATGACACTTTAAACGATAAAGGGTATATTGTTCCTGGTTTAGGTGATGCAGGCGATTTGGCTTTTGGAGAAAAACTACAGCATTAG
- a CDS encoding DUF6427 family protein, translated as MITSIFNKSKPINFIIVLFITVLAFITARENLVIETVTTAFVVKQMAVFFICIATILIFNFIISKNNLTKTNTYEILLFSLFLLAMVQTTSHTNILLSNLFVLLGLRRIISLRSQKSIKSKLFDAALWVAVASLFYFWAILFVIVIILSLIFYSDNNIRHWIIPFIGVATVFSIMVGVSVVVYYDFFEIFKSSRSVSYDFSPYNSTKYLMAITMLFSFGIWSSIFYLQSIKRKKKELRASFKIVIIAAIMAFVLILLAPQKNGSEFLFLFAPLAIIITNYIEIIEDKWFKEVFLAVLVLIPFLLLML; from the coding sequence ATGATAACAAGCATTTTTAATAAATCTAAGCCAATAAATTTTATCATTGTTCTTTTTATTACGGTTTTAGCTTTTATAACTGCCAGGGAAAATTTAGTAATCGAAACAGTAACAACCGCTTTCGTTGTTAAACAAATGGCTGTGTTTTTTATTTGTATAGCTACCATACTCATATTTAATTTTATTATTTCTAAGAATAATTTAACTAAAACCAATACCTACGAAATCTTATTATTCAGCTTGTTTTTATTAGCCATGGTTCAAACAACAAGCCATACGAATATTTTATTATCAAATCTTTTTGTGTTGTTAGGCTTAAGAAGAATTATAAGCTTACGTTCGCAAAAAAGTATTAAAAGCAAACTTTTTGATGCAGCTTTATGGGTAGCAGTAGCGTCATTGTTTTATTTTTGGGCCATACTTTTTGTTATTGTCATCATTCTGAGTTTAATATTTTATTCAGATAACAATATAAGACATTGGATAATCCCTTTTATAGGTGTAGCAACTGTTTTCAGCATTATGGTAGGTGTGTCTGTAGTTGTTTATTATGATTTTTTTGAAATATTTAAATCGTCTCGAAGTGTTAGTTATGATTTTAGTCCGTATAATTCTACTAAATATTTAATGGCCATAACCATGCTATTTTCTTTCGGGATATGGTCTTCCATATTTTATTTACAGAGCATTAAAAGGAAGAAAAAAGAATTAAGAGCCTCTTTTAAAATTGTTATCATAGCAGCTATTATGGCATTTGTATTGATACTGCTAGCACCTCAAAAAAATGGCAGCGAATTTTTATTTTTGTTTGCACCGCTCGCTATTATCATCACAAATTATATAGAAATTATAGAAGATAAATGGTTTAAGGAAGTGTTTCTTGCCGTTTTGGTGCTTATTCCATTTTTGTTGCTAATGCTGTAG
- a CDS encoding phenylacetate--CoA ligase family protein yields the protein MARIHEYFLFTLQKLCFTLNLFHISLNINGFPIKKAQAVLKTIQQKTDTELSSYIEAKKEAIVEFHIKHNSFYKTFAKDVNPQDWNSIPVMSKRHLQQPLKERLSEGFTQKNVYLNKTSGSSGDPFIFTKDTFCHALTWAGFIDRYRWFHLDFNSSKQARFYGIPLNKTGYYKERFKDFLSKRYRFSVFDLSDAQFEKNLIKFKTTKFDYINGYTSSIVQFAKYLKQKNLVLKAICPTLKVCIVTSEMLFEEDKMLLETHLGVPIINEYGAAELGLIAFQNTKNKWVVNTEDLYVEILDENDQVLPYGEEGRVVVTAFYNKAHPFIRYDLGDIGMLSKESTPNKPILETLIGRTNDVVKLPSGKKAAGLTFYYITKTVIEDDGNVKEFIIEQLKLDTFKISYVSNHELSKEKLVNINAAITKYLEPNLTVSFERRTALERSSRGKLKQFKSYL from the coding sequence ATGGCACGAATTCACGAATATTTTTTATTTACTTTACAAAAATTATGTTTTACCTTGAATTTATTCCATATTTCTTTAAATATTAATGGCTTTCCTATTAAAAAGGCTCAAGCTGTTTTGAAAACTATTCAGCAGAAAACCGATACTGAGTTAAGTTCTTATATTGAAGCAAAAAAGGAAGCGATTGTTGAATTTCATATAAAGCATAATTCCTTCTACAAAACCTTTGCAAAAGATGTGAATCCGCAAGATTGGAACAGCATTCCTGTAATGAGCAAACGCCACTTGCAACAGCCTTTAAAGGAACGGCTTTCTGAAGGTTTTACACAAAAAAATGTTTATTTAAATAAGACTTCTGGATCTTCTGGCGATCCGTTTATTTTTACCAAGGACACATTTTGTCACGCCCTTACTTGGGCTGGATTTATTGACCGATATCGTTGGTTTCATTTAGATTTTAACTCCTCGAAACAAGCCCGATTTTATGGTATTCCTTTAAATAAAACAGGCTATTACAAAGAGCGCTTTAAGGATTTTTTAAGCAAACGCTATCGGTTTTCGGTATTTGATTTAAGTGATGCACAATTTGAAAAGAATCTGATCAAATTCAAAACCACTAAGTTTGACTACATCAATGGTTATACGAGTTCGATTGTTCAATTTGCTAAGTATTTGAAGCAGAAGAACCTCGTGTTAAAAGCTATTTGTCCAACATTAAAAGTCTGTATTGTAACTTCTGAAATGCTTTTTGAAGAAGATAAAATGCTGCTAGAAACACATTTAGGTGTCCCCATTATTAATGAATATGGTGCCGCTGAATTGGGTTTGATTGCTTTTCAAAACACTAAAAATAAATGGGTTGTAAATACAGAAGATTTGTATGTTGAAATTCTAGATGAAAACGATCAGGTTTTACCTTACGGCGAAGAAGGGCGTGTGGTTGTAACAGCGTTTTATAATAAGGCACATCCGTTTATTCGATACGATTTAGGCGATATTGGTATGCTTTCAAAAGAAAGTACCCCAAATAAACCCATTCTGGAAACTTTAATTGGCAGAACGAACGATGTTGTAAAGTTACCTAGCGGAAAAAAAGCAGCTGGCCTAACCTTTTACTACATAACAAAAACCGTTATTGAAGATGATGGCAATGTTAAAGAATTTATTATCGAGCAACTAAAATTGGATACTTTTAAGATAAGTTATGTAAGTAACCATGAGCTTTCAAAAGAAAAACTAGTAAATATTAACGCCGCTATAACCAAATATTTAGAACCTAATTTAACCGTTTCTTTTGAAAGAAGAACAGCTTTAGAACGTTCTAGCAGAGGAAAATTAAAACAGTTTAAGTCTTATTTATAG
- a CDS encoding glycosyltransferase family 9 protein codes for MPKKIKHILVIRLSAMGDVAMTVPILRALTHQYPQIKITVLTRPFFAPFFKNSPNVSVYSADLKEKHKGVFGLYKLSKELRNLGIDAVADLHNVLRSKILKLFLFGIKTVQIDKGRAEKKALVRGEKFQQLKTTHKRYMDVFEALGFKLDLSNPTFPEKSILNDRIKSILGDVSKKRIGVAPFAAHEGKMYPLDAMKDVIKALSKDYKVVLFGGGQKEIGILNEFETAFENVVNVAGKLSIDEELDVISNLDVMLSMDSGNAHMAAMLGVKVVSIWGVTHPFAGFAPFKQPEDYALLSDRNQFPKIPTSVYGNKYPENYKEASRSISPETIIEKIKMIL; via the coding sequence ATGCCAAAAAAAATAAAGCACATACTCGTTATTCGTTTGTCCGCCATGGGCGATGTGGCTATGACTGTGCCCATTTTACGCGCATTGACACACCAATATCCACAAATTAAAATAACCGTTTTAACAAGACCTTTTTTTGCGCCTTTTTTTAAAAATTCACCAAATGTTTCGGTATATTCTGCAGATCTTAAAGAGAAACACAAGGGAGTCTTTGGACTTTATAAACTTTCAAAAGAGTTAAGGAATTTAGGAATTGATGCGGTAGCGGACTTGCATAATGTGTTGCGAAGCAAAATCTTGAAATTATTTTTATTTGGAATAAAAACAGTTCAAATAGACAAAGGCAGAGCCGAAAAGAAGGCATTGGTTAGGGGTGAAAAATTTCAACAACTTAAAACAACGCATAAACGCTACATGGACGTTTTTGAAGCCTTAGGTTTTAAGTTAGATCTGTCAAATCCAACCTTTCCGGAAAAATCAATTTTAAATGATCGAATCAAATCAATTTTAGGAGATGTTTCTAAAAAAAGGATAGGAGTTGCCCCTTTTGCTGCCCATGAAGGAAAAATGTATCCTTTAGATGCCATGAAAGACGTTATTAAAGCACTTTCAAAAGATTATAAAGTGGTTTTATTTGGAGGCGGACAAAAAGAAATCGGCATTTTAAATGAGTTTGAAACTGCTTTTGAAAACGTTGTTAATGTTGCAGGAAAACTTTCGATAGACGAAGAATTAGACGTTATTTCTAATCTAGATGTGATGCTTTCTATGGATTCAGGAAATGCACACATGGCTGCTATGTTAGGTGTAAAAGTAGTTAGCATTTGGGGCGTAACGCACCCGTTTGCAGGTTTTGCACCATTTAAGCAACCGGAAGATTACGCGCTGTTATCAGACAGAAACCAATTTCCAAAAATTCCAACGTCGGTTTACGGCAATAAATATCCAGAAAACTACAAAGAAGCTTCTAGAAGTATTTCACCAGAAACTATTATTGAAAAGATAAAAATGATACTCTAA
- a CDS encoding DUF4254 domain-containing protein, whose amino-acid sequence MFTSKANKIFQDVIEKYHIINTVEQPFENAYPESNLLEHLLYRKCWIDTVQWHYEDIIRDPQIDPVAALTLKRQIDASNQDRTDMVEYIDSYFLEQYKHVTPKENATINTESPAWGVDRLSILALKIYHMNEEATRRDATDAHRAACQKKLDILLEQRVDLSTAIDTLLSDIERGDKYMKVYKQMKMYNDDELNPVLRGQK is encoded by the coding sequence ATGTTTACAAGTAAAGCCAATAAAATATTTCAAGACGTTATTGAAAAATATCACATCATTAATACGGTTGAACAGCCCTTTGAAAATGCCTATCCAGAAAGTAATTTATTAGAACATTTATTATACAGAAAATGTTGGATAGATACCGTACAATGGCATTACGAAGATATTATTCGCGACCCACAAATAGACCCAGTTGCAGCTTTAACTTTGAAACGACAGATTGATGCTTCTAATCAAGATAGAACGGATATGGTAGAGTATATTGATAGCTATTTTTTAGAGCAATACAAGCATGTAACACCAAAGGAAAACGCAACAATAAATACTGAAAGTCCAGCTTGGGGTGTAGATAGATTATCCATCTTAGCGTTGAAAATCTATCACATGAATGAAGAAGCAACGCGTAGAGATGCCACTGATGCTCACCGTGCTGCCTGCCAAAAAAAGTTAGACATTTTGTTAGAGCAACGCGTTGATTTAAGTACAGCTATCGATACACTACTAAGTGATATTGAAAGGGGAGATAAATACATGAAGGTTTACAAGCAAATGAAAATGTATAATGATGATGAGCTTAACCCTGTTTTGAGAGGGCAAAAATAA
- the purD gene encoding phosphoribosylamine--glycine ligase, which produces MNILILGSGGREHTFAWKIAQSPLCKNLFVAPGNSGTANIATNVNIGVTDFKAIKELVLKKSIDMVVVGPEDPLVQGVHDYFLNDEAIKHVSVIGPQKVAAELEGSKEFAKEFLYRHNIPTAAYESFTKETVEKGYVFLETLNPPYVLKADGLAAGKGVVILNDLDEAKAELKSMLVDAKFGQASTKVVIEEFLDGIELSCFVLTDGKNYKILPTAKDYKRIGEGDTGLNTGGMGAVSPVPFATDEFLSKIEERIVKPTISGFKKDNLPYVGFVFIGLIKVGNDPKVIEYNVRMGDPETEVVLPRLKNDFVEILQAMANGTLDKINIEIDARAATTIMLVSGGYPGDYEKGKEITGIDAIEDSIPFHAGAQLKDGKVVTTGGRVMAITSYGNTYQEAIKKSYQSIEKLHFDKMYYRKDIGFDLETI; this is translated from the coding sequence ATGAATATCTTAATTCTTGGTTCTGGCGGAAGAGAACACACTTTTGCTTGGAAAATTGCCCAAAGCCCGTTATGCAAAAACTTATTTGTAGCTCCTGGAAACTCAGGAACAGCAAATATTGCGACCAATGTAAATATTGGAGTTACCGATTTTAAGGCGATTAAAGAATTAGTTTTAAAGAAAAGCATAGATATGGTTGTAGTGGGACCAGAAGACCCATTAGTACAGGGAGTACACGACTATTTTTTAAACGATGAAGCCATAAAACATGTATCGGTAATTGGCCCACAAAAAGTTGCTGCTGAATTAGAAGGCAGTAAAGAGTTTGCTAAAGAATTTTTATACCGTCATAACATTCCAACTGCAGCTTACGAAAGTTTTACTAAAGAAACAGTTGAAAAAGGCTATGTGTTTTTAGAAACTTTAAATCCGCCATATGTATTAAAAGCCGATGGATTGGCAGCAGGGAAAGGTGTTGTTATTTTAAATGATTTAGATGAAGCCAAAGCTGAATTAAAAAGCATGTTAGTAGACGCTAAATTCGGTCAAGCAAGCACCAAAGTGGTTATTGAAGAGTTTTTAGACGGTATTGAGTTAAGCTGTTTTGTACTTACAGATGGTAAAAACTATAAAATATTACCAACAGCTAAGGATTACAAACGTATAGGAGAAGGCGATACCGGCTTGAATACAGGCGGTATGGGAGCCGTATCTCCAGTGCCTTTTGCAACCGATGAATTTCTTAGTAAAATAGAAGAACGCATTGTAAAACCAACCATTAGCGGATTTAAAAAAGATAACTTACCGTATGTTGGTTTTGTATTTATAGGACTTATAAAAGTCGGTAACGATCCCAAAGTTATAGAATACAATGTACGCATGGGCGATCCAGAAACCGAAGTCGTTTTGCCAAGACTTAAAAACGATTTTGTTGAAATTCTTCAGGCCATGGCTAATGGAACTTTAGATAAAATAAATATCGAAATAGACGCGCGTGCTGCAACAACCATTATGTTAGTATCTGGAGGTTATCCAGGAGATTATGAAAAAGGAAAGGAAATTACAGGCATTGATGCGATTGAAGATTCTATTCCATTTCATGCTGGTGCACAATTGAAAGATGGTAAAGTGGTAACAACAGGTGGTCGTGTTATGGCAATAACATCCTATGGAAATACCTATCAAGAGGCCATAAAAAAATCTTACCAAAGTATAGAAAAACTACATTTTGATAAGATGTATTATCGTAAAGATATCGGATTTGATTTAGAGACTATTTAA
- a CDS encoding undecaprenyl-phosphate glucose phosphotransferase has translation MNYRQGRYSGFIKPLFGFIDLVILNGSIFIFQINLNDINLFGAYISVLWIIIAVKNHFYEIQRHTRVIHIVQLLFSQIILFAVILYAYIGLFKQPNISRLALGNYLLLVSLLISSLKFLNFFLLKKYRAILRGNTRNVIVIGKNEKTRQLIKTFNTRLDFGYKFKAQFSVNDEGFSLDKCFNYIIENNIDEIYFSIAELSNKQINNLIDFADNNLRELKFIPDNKDIFSKKLKYEYYDYIPILSLRTIPLQEPVNKFLKRLFDILFASFIIIFVLSWLTPILAILIKLESKGPVFFKQSRNGFNYDEFYCYKFRSMTPSKEAHLLQATKGDQRITKVGAFLRKTSIDELPQFFNVLFGEMSVVGPRPHMVSHTNMYARRVDKFMVRHFVKPGITGLAQVSGYRGEVETDKDIINRVKYDIFYVENWSLLLDIKIIVQTFLNVLKGEEKAY, from the coding sequence TTGAACTATAGACAAGGAAGATATTCGGGCTTTATAAAGCCATTATTTGGTTTTATCGATTTGGTAATACTAAACGGTTCTATTTTTATTTTTCAAATTAATTTAAATGATATAAATCTATTTGGTGCTTATATTTCTGTTTTATGGATAATTATAGCTGTAAAAAATCATTTTTATGAAATTCAAAGGCATACAAGAGTAATACATATTGTACAGCTCTTATTTAGTCAAATTATTCTTTTTGCTGTTATATTATATGCTTACATAGGGCTTTTTAAGCAGCCAAATATTAGCAGGCTTGCTTTGGGTAATTATTTACTACTCGTTTCGTTGCTTATTTCTAGTTTAAAATTTTTAAACTTCTTTTTATTAAAAAAGTATAGAGCCATATTAAGAGGGAACACAAGAAACGTTATCGTTATTGGCAAAAACGAAAAAACAAGACAACTAATAAAAACATTTAATACAAGATTGGATTTTGGATATAAATTTAAAGCTCAATTTAGTGTTAATGATGAGGGTTTTTCTTTAGATAAATGTTTTAATTATATTATTGAAAACAATATAGATGAAATATATTTTTCTATTGCTGAATTATCAAATAAACAAATCAATAATTTGATAGATTTTGCAGATAACAATTTGAGGGAACTTAAATTTATTCCGGACAATAAAGATATTTTTTCCAAAAAATTAAAATACGAGTATTACGATTATATACCTATTTTATCATTAAGAACCATTCCGCTACAAGAACCGGTAAACAAATTTTTAAAGCGCTTATTTGATATTTTGTTTGCATCATTTATAATCATTTTTGTTTTATCTTGGTTAACACCAATTCTAGCGATTTTAATTAAATTGGAATCAAAAGGCCCTGTGTTTTTTAAACAATCTAGAAATGGATTCAATTATGATGAATTCTATTGCTACAAATTTAGATCTATGACTCCTAGCAAAGAAGCTCATTTACTTCAAGCAACAAAAGGAGATCAAAGAATCACAAAAGTAGGAGCCTTTCTTCGTAAAACGAGTATTGACGAATTGCCACAATTTTTTAATGTTCTTTTCGGAGAGATGTCCGTTGTCGGCCCTCGCCCTCATATGGTTAGCCATACCAATATGTACGCACGAAGAGTCGATAAATTTATGGTACGCCATTTTGTTAAACCAGGCATAACAGGATTGGCACAAGTAAGTGGATATAGAGGCGAAGTAGAAACCGATAAAGACATTATTAACAGGGTTAAGTATGATATTTTTTATGTTGAAAACTGGTCGTTATTATTGGATATAAAAATAATTGTGCAAACATTCTTAAACGTTTTAAAAGGTGAAGAAAAAGCATATTAA
- a CDS encoding DUF6341 family protein encodes MKDLFYAIQDLFVNFLFKPLDALRALELENWFAANAISWIFLIIGFAAMVYWMKQLKTFNDNNEEDKSISSHSYL; translated from the coding sequence ATGAAAGATTTATTTTACGCTATACAAGATTTATTTGTTAACTTCCTTTTTAAGCCGCTTGATGCCTTAAGAGCATTAGAGCTTGAAAATTGGTTTGCTGCAAATGCCATTTCTTGGATTTTCCTTATCATCGGATTTGCTGCCATGGTATACTGGATGAAACAACTTAAAACATTTAATGATAATAACGAAGAAGACAAAAGTATTTCTTCGCATTCTTATCTATAA
- a CDS encoding glycosyltransferase family 2 protein, translating to MKPLVSIITPMFNSEAYISETIHSVINQTYTNWELLLIDDGSHDKTIAIANQFIAQKPNIKLLKNNANLGATISRNKGIEQAKGKYIAFLDADDLWKPNKLQIQIEFMEAQNCDVCFSSYEQIDETGKPLNKLIKALPELTYQKYLKSNYIGNLTGIYNAKVLGKIKAPSLRKRQDWLLWLAAVKTSGKPAKGIEESLAYYRVRKDAMSSKKINLLKYNYWVYRKGLGFSSLKSVYYMLIFLSEHFFVKSKQVVSINKT from the coding sequence TTGAAGCCACTAGTTTCTATTATAACACCCATGTTTAATTCTGAAGCTTATATTTCAGAAACCATACACAGCGTTATAAATCAAACTTACACCAATTGGGAATTACTGTTAATAGACGATGGTTCTCACGATAAAACGATTGCAATAGCAAACCAATTCATTGCCCAAAAACCAAACATAAAACTGCTTAAAAATAACGCCAATTTAGGCGCGACAATTTCTAGAAATAAAGGTATTGAACAGGCTAAAGGTAAATATATAGCCTTTTTAGATGCTGATGATTTATGGAAACCTAATAAGCTCCAAATACAAATAGAGTTTATGGAAGCCCAAAATTGTGACGTTTGTTTTAGCAGTTACGAACAAATTGACGAAACAGGAAAACCTCTTAATAAATTAATAAAAGCGTTACCTGAGTTAACTTATCAAAAATACTTAAAAAGTAATTACATTGGTAATTTAACAGGCATATATAATGCGAAGGTTTTAGGCAAAATAAAAGCGCCTAGCCTACGGAAACGACAAGACTGGCTATTATGGTTAGCAGCCGTTAAAACATCTGGGAAACCCGCTAAAGGCATTGAGGAATCGTTGGCGTATTACAGGGTTAGAAAAGACGCGATGTCTTCAAAAAAAATCAATCTTTTAAAATATAATTATTGGGTGTATAGAAAAGGGTTGGGCTTTTCAAGCTTAAAATCTGTTTACTATATGCTAATTTTTTTAAGCGAGCATTTCTTTGTAAAATCGAAACAAGTTGTTTCTATAAATAAGACTTAA
- a CDS encoding ferredoxin--NADP reductase: MSSFYKLSIKNIKKEANKAISIAFNVPENLKSTFSFKAGQYITLKATLNDSEVRRDYSICASPKSGELQVAVKEVKDGTFSAYANNSLNVGDTIEVAPPKGRFVFEPNDSKTKNIAAFAAGSGITPILSIIKCALEEEVYSKVILVYGNKSTEDTMFLNELLELQHQYKDRFSIQFVFSKQDKDDSIFGRIEKSTVNYVMLNKHKHVEVDAFYLCGPEAMIHTVKDVLTNNGIDADRIHFELFKAAKPVEVEEKAAPSGKTMVTVTVDDETTTFEMSQKQTVLEAALDEDIDAPYSCQGGICSSCLARLKEGEVIMRQNNILTENEVAQGLILTCQAHPTTPSIVVDYDDV; the protein is encoded by the coding sequence ATGTCATCATTCTACAAACTCTCGATTAAAAATATAAAAAAAGAAGCCAACAAAGCTATAAGTATTGCTTTTAATGTGCCCGAAAACCTAAAATCTACTTTTTCTTTTAAAGCAGGACAGTATATTACCTTAAAAGCAACCCTTAATGATAGTGAGGTGCGGCGCGATTATTCTATTTGTGCATCACCAAAAAGTGGTGAGCTTCAGGTAGCCGTAAAAGAGGTTAAAGACGGTACTTTTTCGGCCTATGCAAATAATAGCCTAAACGTTGGTGATACCATAGAAGTGGCACCACCAAAAGGGCGTTTTGTTTTTGAACCTAACGATTCTAAAACAAAAAATATAGCGGCATTTGCAGCAGGAAGCGGAATTACACCTATTTTAAGCATTATAAAATGTGCTTTGGAAGAGGAAGTATATAGTAAAGTTATTTTGGTTTATGGAAACAAGTCTACCGAAGACACCATGTTTTTAAACGAACTTTTAGAGCTTCAACATCAGTATAAAGACCGTTTTTCCATACAGTTTGTATTTAGCAAACAAGATAAAGACGATTCTATTTTTGGTCGCATTGAAAAGAGCACCGTTAATTATGTGATGCTTAATAAGCATAAACATGTAGAGGTTGATGCCTTTTACCTTTGCGGACCCGAAGCCATGATTCATACCGTAAAAGATGTGTTAACCAATAATGGTATTGATGCAGACCGTATTCATTTTGAGCTTTTTAAAGCAGCAAAACCTGTTGAAGTTGAAGAAAAAGCAGCCCCTTCTGGAAAAACAATGGTAACTGTAACCGTTGATGATGAGACCACTACTTTTGAAATGTCTCAAAAACAAACGGTTCTAGAAGCAGCTTTAGATGAAGATATTGATGCACCATATTCGTGTCAAGGTGGCATTTGCAGTAGTTGTTTAGCGCGTTTAAAGGAAGGTGAAGTTATTATGCGACAAAACAATATCTTAACCGAAAATGAAGTAGCTCAAGGATTAATACTTACTTGTCAAGCGCACCCTACAACACCGAGTATCGTGGTGGATTATGATGATGTATAG